A portion of the Stella humosa genome contains these proteins:
- a CDS encoding MATE family efflux transporter: MKPAAPPDRAARARKLLEGPILLTLLGLAAPNFVVMLTQTAASFAESYYVGLLGTDALAGAALVFPMFMLMQMMSAGGMGGGISSAVARAVGAGRLADAEALALHAVVIALVFGGAFTAAALIGGPALYRTMGGRDAALEAALAYSNTVFLGATMLWLLNSLANVLRGSGNMVLPAQVLGTGGIAVILLAPLLMFGLGPIPGFGIVGAGMALVAFHTAGSAVMVVSLLRGNGLVRLSLAHPLRWRHFAEILRVGLLGVFNSLISNMAVAAATALVGLHGVAALAGYGLGARMEYLQIPIAFSFGSALVAMVGMNVGAGKRRRALLAAWAGSLAVGAVTAAIGISTALFPRQWLGLFTQDAAVIEAGAQYFAIVGPAYAFFGLGMALNFAAQGTGQMMWPLAAGVVRTLFVCGAGWVAAHVLGLGLMGTFVVIAVALVLFGLLNATPWLLRLFDPAWGGASPAPQKTAR, translated from the coding sequence ATGAAGCCTGCCGCCCCCCCGGATCGTGCCGCCCGCGCCCGCAAGCTGCTGGAAGGACCGATCCTGCTGACCCTGCTGGGGCTGGCGGCCCCCAACTTCGTCGTCATGCTGACCCAGACGGCGGCCAGCTTCGCCGAGAGCTACTATGTCGGGCTGCTCGGCACCGATGCTTTGGCCGGGGCGGCGCTGGTCTTCCCCATGTTCATGCTGATGCAGATGATGTCGGCGGGCGGCATGGGCGGCGGCATCTCGTCGGCCGTGGCGCGTGCGGTCGGCGCCGGGCGGCTGGCCGATGCCGAGGCGCTGGCGCTGCACGCGGTCGTCATCGCGCTCGTCTTCGGTGGCGCCTTCACGGCCGCCGCCCTGATCGGCGGGCCGGCGCTCTATCGCACCATGGGGGGGCGGGATGCCGCACTTGAGGCGGCTCTAGCGTACTCCAACACGGTCTTCCTCGGCGCCACCATGCTGTGGCTGCTGAACAGCCTGGCCAACGTGCTGCGCGGCAGCGGCAACATGGTCCTGCCGGCCCAGGTACTGGGCACCGGCGGCATCGCCGTGATCCTGCTGGCACCGCTGCTGATGTTCGGGCTGGGGCCGATCCCGGGCTTCGGCATCGTCGGCGCCGGCATGGCGCTGGTCGCCTTCCACACGGCCGGATCGGCCGTCATGGTGGTGAGCCTGCTGCGCGGCAACGGTCTTGTCCGGCTGTCGCTCGCCCACCCGCTCCGCTGGCGCCACTTCGCGGAGATATTGCGGGTCGGCCTGCTGGGCGTGTTCAACTCGCTGATCTCGAACATGGCCGTGGCAGCGGCGACGGCGCTGGTCGGGCTGCACGGGGTGGCCGCACTCGCCGGCTATGGGCTGGGGGCCCGGATGGAATACCTCCAGATCCCGATCGCCTTCAGCTTCGGGTCGGCCCTGGTGGCGATGGTCGGCATGAATGTGGGCGCCGGCAAGCGGCGGCGCGCCCTGCTGGCGGCCTGGGCAGGCTCGCTGGCGGTGGGCGCGGTCACGGCCGCCATCGGCATCTCGACCGCGCTCTTCCCTCGCCAGTGGCTCGGCCTCTTCACCCAGGACGCGGCCGTGATCGAGGCCGGCGCGCAGTACTTCGCCATCGTCGGCCCGGCCTACGCCTTCTTCGGGCTCGGCATGGCGCTCAACTTCGCGGCCCAGGGCACCGGCCAGATGATGTGGCCGCTGGCAGCCGGCGTCGTGCGCACGCTCTTCGTCTGCGGCGCCGGCTGGGTGGCGGCCCATGTGCTGGGCCTCGGCCTGATG
- a CDS encoding alkylhydroperoxidase domain protein — protein sequence MTDTTLVPPPHVVPTVFTRDQLDWLPWLEPLPVEELTDRHFAGLVDASRANSAYFRLLVRDPDVLGARTRTDKDIFYNPEAGLPRAERELAAAAASRLNGCIYCASVHARFAVTFSKREADVQKLLDDGVGVDLGERWNAIVAAAVALTTTPITFGPAHVDRLRAARLDDAAVADVIQAAAFFNWANRLMLSLGEPASPPAG from the coding sequence ATGACCGACACCACCCTGGTGCCGCCGCCGCACGTCGTGCCCACCGTCTTCACCCGCGACCAGCTCGACTGGCTGCCCTGGCTGGAGCCGCTGCCGGTCGAGGAACTGACCGACCGCCATTTCGCCGGGCTGGTAGACGCATCCCGCGCCAACTCGGCCTATTTCCGCCTGCTCGTGCGCGACCCGGACGTGCTGGGTGCCCGCACGCGCACCGACAAGGACATCTTCTACAACCCCGAGGCCGGCCTGCCGCGGGCCGAGCGCGAGCTGGCGGCCGCGGCGGCATCGCGCCTCAACGGCTGCATCTATTGCGCCTCGGTGCATGCGCGCTTCGCCGTCACCTTTTCCAAGCGCGAGGCCGACGTCCAGAAGCTGCTGGACGATGGCGTCGGCGTCGACCTGGGCGAGCGCTGGAACGCCATCGTCGCCGCCGCGGTGGCGCTGACGACGACGCCGATCACCTTCGGCCCCGCCCATGTCGACCGCCTGCGCGCAGCCCGGCTCGACGACGCGGCTGTAGCCGACGTGATCCAGGCCGCGGCCTTCTTCAACTGGGCCAATCGGCTGATGCTGTCCCTGGGCGAGCCGGCCTCGCCCCCCGCCGGATAG